Proteins from one Belonocnema kinseyi isolate 2016_QV_RU_SX_M_011 chromosome 8, B_treatae_v1, whole genome shotgun sequence genomic window:
- the LOC117178056 gene encoding programmed cell death protein 2-like has translation MALDKRTKVYLGFEDEYVTDKNRSLVNFTTDKIGGKPDWHSDKTISCPQCRLCGLHQILALQIYAALENSKYHRTLYIFACTNPNCWNQNESWTCLRVQSLEETTTHAEPMESESLTTPSTTSWLPDEDDWGDTWNDNASEQNGNNLLRNDPNQFSLSTQNSSFEEDLNVDFSDLRVDDPNANSPASVESPVGGGAVGRVDSLHATAEIEGEESEVVCIDTPTQPQCDLISLLHEVTPLPLQHADSRSTLTFTEIFISIFEEYSHAEVPQHVRDLFSEYQRNDPDSLVAPESSGDAKMSEGGAEKYEKSVPKHGDEMFHELFMQMQKNPGQILRYSRDNSAPLLLYPMGGCVGRCRHCGDEMTFELQVLPTIIPKLRLQPRSDLKLNFQLEFGTVLVFTCVRSCWSPTDSYREEHVIVQAERL, from the exons atggccCTTGACAAACGGACGAAAGTCTATCTCGGATTCGAGGATGAATATGTTACGGACAAGAATCGAAGCCTCGTCAATTTCACGACTGATAAAATAGGAGGCAAACCT GATTGGCACAGTGACAAGACAATATCATGTCCACAATGTAGACTCTGTGGCTTGCATCAAATCTTAGCACTGCAAATTTACGCAGctttagaaaattcaaagtaCCATCGAACTCTTTACATTTTCGCTTGTACGAATCCTAATTGCTGGAATCAAAATGAGAGCTGGACTTGCTTACGAGTCCAGTCTCTTGAAGAAACTACTACTCATGCCGAGCCTATGGAATCCGAAAGTTTAACAACTCCATCAACTACCAGTTGGTTGCCTGATGAAGATGATTGGGGCGACACATGGAATGATAATGCTTCCGAACAAAATGGAAATAATCTGCTTCGAAACGATCCAAACCAGTTCAGTCTTTCGACGCAGAACTCGAGTTTTGAGGAAGATTTGAATGTTGATTTTTCGGATCTAAGGGTTGACGATCCAAATGCTAACAG TCCAGCAAGTGTGGAATCTCCAGTCGGAGGTGGAGCCGTTGGAAGAGTCGATTCCCTCCATGCGACCGCAGAAATCGAAGGCGAAGAGAGCGAGGTCGTCTGCATTGATACTCCAACTCAGCCTCAGTGTGACTTGATAAGCTTGTTACACGAAGTGACGCCCTTGCCACTCCAGCATGCCGACTCCAGGAGCACCCTGACTTTCACCGAAATTTTTATCTCCATTTTCGAAGAATATTCTCACGCGGAAGTGCCTCAGCATGTGCGCGATCTCTTTTCAGAGTATCAGCGAAACGATCCGGATTCCCTTGTTGCTCCAGAGTCTTCCGGGGACGCTAAAATGTCAGAAGGTGGTGCTGAAAAGTACGAGAAGAGTGTTCCAAAGCACGGTGATGAGATGTTCCATGAACTCTTCATGCAAATGCAGAAAAATCCTGGACAGATTTTAAG GTATTCGAGAGACAACAGTGCACCTTTATTACTCTATCCAATGGGAGGCTGTGTTGGCAGATGTAGACATTGTGGCGACGAAATGACATTCGAGCTTCAAGTCCTTCCAACCATCATTCCCAAGCTCAGGTTACAACCACGcagtgatttaaaattaaatttccaacttgaATTTGGAACCGTCTTGGTTTTCACCTGCGTGAGAAGCTGTTGGTCTCCCACCGACTCTTATCGGGAGGAACACGTCATTGTTCAGGCAGAAAGACTGTAA